In Borrelia turicatae 91E135, the genomic stretch CCTTAAGTAAATTTTTCTCTACATTGTCTATTTTGATATCTAGATTGGTTATATCCTTTTGCAAATTCTTCTCTACATTGTCTATTTTGATATCTAGATTGGTTATATCCTTTTGCAAATTCTTCTCTACATTGTCTATTTTGATATCCAAATTAGATATATCCCGTTTAAATTCTACCTTAGTAAATTCAATATCTTTTTTTAAGTTACTCTCTACATTAATGATTTGCTGTTCTAATGAATTCATTTTTTCTCTTAAAACTTCAAAATTAGAATTATCATTATGAAGTAAAATGAAATCCACAG encodes the following:
- the bdr gene encoding Bdr family repetitive protein; protein product: MGNLAYKIYRTEDLRNEFLHKGFTEEAVDFILLHNDNSNFEVLREKMNSLEQQIINVESNLKKDIEFTKVEFKRDISNLDIKIDNVEKNLQKDITNLDIKIDNVEKNLQKDITNLDIKIDNVEKNLLKEIQNNNAILLEKLDMSNKILLEKLDMSNKILLEKLSVGNRMLIIIMAVGLPIIISIVMSLISKFFIT